A window of Hyperolius riggenbachi isolate aHypRig1 chromosome 1, aHypRig1.pri, whole genome shotgun sequence contains these coding sequences:
- the LOC137506348 gene encoding vomeronasal type-2 receptor 26-like, whose translation MKCPDEEYPNGKKDCCVPKLMEFLSYTDDTITAVFSSVSILCCLLAALILGMFVYYQDTPIVKANNRNLSYLLLVSIMLSFLCVFLFLGPPVDVTCMLRVTSFGVIFSAAVSSLLAKSIMICIAFRASKPGSFWKKWIGTKLSNSIVCVCLLVQVIICVTWLSVSPPFVERDTHSYQETIIVQCNEGSVIGFYTVLGYMGVLAAISFIIAFLARTLPDSFNEAKYITFSMLVFCSVWIAMIPAYLSTKGKNMVAVQVFAIMASSAGLLGCIFFPKCYIILFRPDLNTKIGLLRDRKT comes from the coding sequence ATGAAATGTCCTGATGAAGAATATCCAAATGGGAAGAAGGATTGTTGTGTTCCAAAACTGATGGAGTTCCTCTCCTACACGGATGATACAATTACTGCAGTATTTTCATCTGTCTCCATCCTCTGTTGCCTTCTGGCTGCTTTAATACTCGGGATGTTTGTTTACTACCAGGACACTCCCATTGTTAAGGCCAACAACAGGAACCTGAGCTATCTTCTCCTGGTGTCCATCATGCTGAgcttcctctgtgtcttcttgttcctTGGTCCTCCAGTAGATGTAACCTGCATGCTGCGTGTGACATCTTTTGGTGTCATCTTCTCAGCAGCTGTCTCTTCACTACTGGCTAAAAGTATCATGATCTGCATTGCTTTCAGAGCCAGCAAGCCAGGGAGTTTCTGGAAGAAATGGAttggaacaaaattatctaattctATAGTATGTGTCTGCTTGTtggtccaagtaattatctgtgtCACTTGGTTATCTGTATCTCCCCCCTTTGTAGAAAGAGACACTCATTCTTATCAGGAAACTATCATAGTTCAATGTAATGAAGGATCAGTTATCGGGTTCTACACTGTTCTAGGATATATGGGGGTTCTAGCAGCCATTAGTTTCATTATAGCTTTCTTAGCCAGAACATTACCGGACAGCTTTAATGAAGCCAAGtacatcacgttcagcatgctggtgttctgcagtgtctggattgccatgatcccggCCTATCTCAGCACTAAAGGGAAAAACATGGTGGCTGTGCAGGTTTTTGCTATTATGGCATCAAGTGCTGGACTCCTTGGctgtatttttttcccaaaatgttACATAATTCTGTTTAGACCTGACCTCAATACAAAAATAGGTTTGCTTAGAGACAGGAAAACATAA